In Sphingobacterium sp. lm-10, one DNA window encodes the following:
- a CDS encoding RteC domain-containing protein, whose translation MEKFYNETLRRLETAINELEIEVDCSIERIETVINLIVKCLSEVKDYVLKKGFKATDEEIRFFKYQKPAIVAKLIYYNAIYKIETKKPYGAKSIRKYLTKELKKLKRFFDNNLDFYKYYRSNNSFLDEKMFLRGNHDIKLWLDTYYFQFDQSFSTSHDYKVAKIIANDLIQVYIEDQLYNKFQKVQSKVPKKLKWTGSKVALIELIYALHYQGVFDNGNNDIREVAQYFESAFGIDLGNFYQTYLELRNRKMNRTKFLDALREELIRRMDEQDEK comes from the coding sequence ATGGAAAAATTTTACAATGAAACACTGCGGAGGTTAGAAACGGCAATTAACGAATTGGAAATTGAAGTAGATTGTTCCATAGAACGGATAGAAACGGTTATAAATCTTATTGTAAAATGCTTGTCCGAAGTAAAGGATTACGTTTTAAAAAAAGGTTTTAAAGCCACTGATGAAGAAATTCGCTTTTTTAAATATCAGAAACCTGCCATTGTAGCGAAACTCATTTACTACAATGCCATTTACAAAATAGAAACTAAAAAGCCTTATGGTGCAAAGTCTATTAGGAAATACCTTACCAAAGAACTGAAAAAGCTAAAAAGGTTCTTTGATAACAACCTCGATTTTTATAAGTACTACCGTAGCAATAATTCGTTCCTTGACGAGAAAATGTTTTTACGGGGCAACCACGATATAAAGCTATGGTTGGACACCTATTATTTTCAGTTTGACCAGTCCTTTTCCACTTCACATGATTACAAGGTCGCCAAGATAATAGCCAATGATTTGATACAGGTCTACATCGAAGACCAATTGTATAACAAATTCCAAAAAGTTCAATCGAAAGTCCCCAAAAAGTTGAAATGGACAGGTAGCAAAGTGGCACTGATAGAACTGATTTATGCCCTGCACTATCAAGGCGTGTTTGACAACGGGAACAACGACATAAGAGAAGTAGCCCAATATTTTGAAAGTGCCTTTGGCATTGACTTGGGCAATTTTTATCAGACCTATTTGGAGTTGAGAAACCGGAAGATGAACCGTACAAAATTCCTCGATGCGCTTCGGGAAGAACTTATACGGAGAATGGATGAGCAGGACGAAAAGTAG
- a CDS encoding type IA DNA topoisomerase: MKAIIAEKPSVAREIASLLGATEKRDGYLTGNDYEITWALGHLVGLAMPEDYGVSGFQREALPILPDPFILTVRKVKKDKSYVPDNGALKQLKIIEQVIGRCDSIIVATDAGREGELIFRYIYEYLKCRKPFERLWISSLTEKAIKQGFDNLKAGSDFDGLYRAGQGRSQADWLVGINASQALSISAGRGVYSLGRVQTPTLALICKRYLENKDFAVKKYFQIQLEHRKEFVDFKSLSKTKWDDRKLADDTLKSIQRIGTATVTAVETKTVSEQPPLLFDLTGLQKEANKRAFYTAEETLNIAQSLYEKKFITYPRTGSKYIPEDIWSEIPALVRNLEARASCKKAVGKVKWVRFNKRIVNDVKVTDHHGLLITEKIPSELTAHENVIYDMIAHRLLEALSSACTKEITDIGLQAFHYDFTLKGCKILEAGWRGIKEKFTDEDSKPVQELPELKVGDELKIIEASVLEKKTKPPVLYTEAGLLSAMENAGKEIDNEDERKALKDIGIGTPATRASIIETLFKKDYIRREKKSLIPTHKGLQVYGAVQGKKIADVAMTAEWEMALQKIENNETDVSAFHREMEAYATSITRELLDTGIANEKQPELTCPKCKSRQLLIWNKVVKCPDEACNWLQFRTVCGVPLSLADIESLVTKGKTNLLKGMKSNSGNKFNTYIVMNDKAETSFEFENRKPKRK, from the coding sequence ATGAAAGCAATCATTGCAGAAAAGCCAAGTGTGGCGAGAGAAATAGCCTCCCTGTTGGGAGCGACCGAAAAACGGGATGGCTACCTCACAGGGAACGACTATGAAATTACGTGGGCATTGGGGCATTTGGTCGGATTGGCTATGCCCGAAGATTACGGGGTGTCGGGCTTCCAAAGGGAAGCCCTGCCCATATTGCCCGACCCTTTTATACTTACGGTGCGCAAGGTAAAAAAGGACAAAAGCTATGTTCCCGATAACGGGGCATTAAAACAGTTAAAGATTATCGAACAGGTCATCGGTAGATGCGATAGTATTATCGTGGCCACCGATGCCGGACGTGAGGGCGAACTCATCTTTAGGTACATCTATGAATATCTAAAGTGCCGAAAACCCTTTGAACGTCTATGGATAAGCTCGCTCACGGAAAAGGCGATTAAACAGGGTTTTGACAACCTAAAAGCCGGAAGCGATTTTGACGGGCTATACAGAGCCGGACAAGGACGGAGCCAAGCCGATTGGCTTGTGGGCATCAATGCCTCGCAGGCGTTGAGCATTTCGGCAGGGCGTGGCGTTTACTCGCTTGGTAGAGTACAAACGCCAACGCTTGCCCTTATCTGCAAGCGGTATTTGGAAAACAAAGATTTTGCCGTCAAAAAATACTTTCAAATCCAGTTGGAACACCGTAAAGAATTTGTGGACTTTAAGAGCCTTTCCAAGACCAAATGGGATGACAGAAAACTCGCTGACGATACGCTGAAATCTATTCAGCGTATCGGAACAGCAACCGTTACGGCGGTGGAAACCAAAACGGTTTCGGAGCAACCGCCTTTGCTGTTCGACCTTACGGGATTGCAGAAAGAAGCGAACAAAAGGGCTTTCTATACTGCCGAGGAAACATTGAACATTGCCCAAAGCCTGTATGAAAAGAAGTTTATCACTTACCCCCGTACAGGGAGCAAGTACATCCCCGAAGATATATGGTCGGAAATCCCTGCACTGGTAAGGAATTTGGAAGCACGGGCTTCCTGCAAAAAAGCGGTCGGAAAAGTGAAATGGGTGCGTTTCAACAAACGCATCGTGAATGACGTAAAGGTCACAGACCACCACGGTCTGCTGATTACCGAAAAAATCCCGTCCGAATTAACAGCACACGAAAATGTTATCTATGATATGATTGCGCACCGCCTACTGGAAGCCCTATCGTCTGCCTGTACCAAAGAAATAACGGACATCGGATTGCAGGCTTTTCACTATGATTTTACATTGAAAGGCTGTAAAATCCTCGAAGCCGGTTGGCGTGGCATCAAGGAAAAATTTACAGACGAGGACAGCAAACCTGTACAGGAACTGCCGGAATTAAAGGTCGGCGATGAGCTGAAAATCATAGAGGCATCCGTACTGGAAAAGAAAACCAAACCGCCTGTGCTTTACACCGAGGCAGGTCTGTTGTCCGCAATGGAAAATGCCGGAAAGGAAATTGACAACGAGGACGAACGGAAAGCCTTAAAAGACATCGGCATCGGTACACCTGCCACAAGAGCCTCCATTATAGAAACGCTCTTTAAAAAGGATTATATTCGGCGTGAAAAGAAATCCCTAATCCCTACCCATAAGGGATTGCAGGTTTACGGGGCAGTACAGGGCAAAAAGATTGCCGATGTAGCCATGACCGCCGAATGGGAAATGGCATTGCAGAAAATCGAAAACAACGAGACGGATGTAAGTGCTTTTCACCGTGAAATGGAAGCCTATGCCACTTCCATTACACGGGAACTTTTGGACACTGGCATTGCCAATGAAAAACAACCCGAACTGACCTGCCCCAAATGCAAGAGCCGTCAGCTATTGATTTGGAACAAGGTTGTAAAATGCCCCGATGAGGCTTGCAACTGGCTTCAATTCCGTACCGTGTGCGGAGTGCCGTTGAGCCTTGCCGATATAGAAAGCCTTGTGACCAAAGGAAAGACCAACCTTCTCAAAGGCATGAAAAGCAATTCGGGCAATAAATTCAATACCTATATCGTCATGAACGATAAAGCCGAAACCTCCTTTGAGTTTGAAAACAGGAAACCAAAAAGGAAATAA
- a CDS encoding DUF3945 domain-containing protein, which produces MSEQTNENQQQYPEQLSDVLLVMDKEKKKIQAVTGVDENGNLKTVDANKKNQSQFMRVDRAGDLFTNFFSNFWRQLKDPTHLSFFKVPAKEAVETAKEMQKQVNAPTKEGEAVIAKHEVKEPKEQQQETNKDVEAPQATPETQQAPEKSEYRYKAEDVDWNYLAQFGINKERLEKDGQLDLLLKGYKANKVYPTSVNFGAVIMRSDARLGFQDGEDGKPVLMMYGVRHEPNLKAPFFGHEFTKEDRENLLKTGNMGRVVELTNRKTGEKIPSIISIDHLTNEVIAFRQDRIKVPDEIKGVKLTEDQKRDLKDGKAIYLEGLDFKNSTNKNAHVQFNADKKYTEFLFGDKAPKQAQENDPKYYRGKTFSDEQYKQLTEGKTLYISDFKDGRGNAYKGYVTLNKETGDYNFNFKNPNALKNKAQPAEAHKTQVAVNSNGKTSEATKHVNEPLKPEQQTPKNKTQQQRQNEPNRPAKSRGVRR; this is translated from the coding sequence ATGAGCGAACAGACAAATGAAAATCAACAGCAATATCCCGAACAGCTTTCGGATGTGCTGTTGGTGATGGACAAGGAAAAAAAGAAAATCCAAGCCGTCACGGGCGTTGACGAAAACGGCAATCTGAAAACCGTTGATGCCAATAAGAAAAACCAAAGCCAATTTATGCGAGTGGACAGAGCCGGAGATTTGTTTACAAATTTCTTCTCCAACTTTTGGCGACAGCTTAAAGACCCGACCCATTTATCGTTCTTCAAAGTACCTGCAAAGGAAGCGGTAGAAACCGCCAAAGAAATGCAGAAACAGGTCAATGCCCCCACCAAAGAGGGCGAGGCTGTCATTGCAAAGCATGAGGTCAAAGAGCCAAAAGAGCAACAACAGGAAACCAACAAGGATGTGGAAGCACCACAGGCGACGCCGGAAACACAGCAAGCACCAGAAAAAAGTGAATACCGCTATAAGGCGGAAGATGTGGACTGGAATTATTTAGCGCAATTTGGGATAAACAAAGAGAGGCTTGAAAAAGACGGGCAATTGGATTTACTGTTAAAGGGCTATAAGGCCAATAAGGTATATCCCACAAGTGTCAATTTCGGTGCGGTTATCATGCGCTCGGATGCAAGGCTCGGTTTCCAAGACGGTGAAGACGGGAAACCTGTACTTATGATGTATGGTGTACGCCATGAACCCAACCTTAAAGCCCCTTTCTTTGGTCACGAGTTTACCAAAGAGGACAGGGAAAACCTGCTCAAAACCGGAAACATGGGGCGTGTAGTGGAATTGACCAACCGCAAGACAGGCGAAAAGATACCCTCCATTATCAGTATCGACCACCTAACGAACGAGGTTATCGCATTCCGGCAGGACAGGATAAAAGTACCCGATGAGATTAAGGGCGTAAAATTGACCGAAGACCAAAAACGGGATTTGAAAGATGGGAAAGCCATTTATTTAGAGGGCTTGGATTTTAAGAACAGTACCAACAAAAATGCCCATGTGCAGTTCAACGCCGACAAAAAATATACGGAGTTTCTCTTTGGTGATAAAGCCCCCAAACAGGCACAGGAAAACGACCCGAAATACTACCGTGGCAAAACATTCTCGGACGAACAGTACAAGCAACTCACCGAGGGCAAAACACTTTACATTTCGGATTTCAAAGATGGGCGAGGAAACGCCTATAAAGGTTACGTTACGCTGAACAAAGAAACAGGGGACTATAATTTCAACTTTAAGAACCCCAATGCGCTGAAAAATAAGGCACAGCCTGCCGAAGCGCACAAAACACAGGTTGCCGTAAACTCCAACGGGAAAACCAGCGAAGCAACCAAGCATGTCAACGAGCCTCTGAAACCGGAGCAACAAACGCCGAAAAACAAAACTCAACAGCAACGGCAGAATGAACCCAACCGTCCGGCTAAATCCAGAGGGGTAAGAAGATAA
- a CDS encoding helix-turn-helix domain-containing protein, whose protein sequence is MNIDRMEFIAWMERIMERFDILKEYVLNIKKERHSIDGEELLDNQDLLLMLKISHRSLQRYRSTGKLPYYTISGKLYYKLSDVHQFIRESFKAPIRRTKENR, encoded by the coding sequence ATGAACATCGACAGAATGGAATTTATCGCATGGATGGAACGTATAATGGAGCGTTTCGATATTTTGAAAGAGTACGTTCTAAATATAAAGAAAGAACGGCACAGCATAGACGGCGAGGAATTACTAGACAACCAAGACCTGCTCCTCATGCTGAAAATCAGCCACCGCTCCCTGCAACGCTACCGCTCCACAGGCAAGCTACCGTATTACACCATTAGCGGGAAACTGTACTACAAACTATCGGATGTACATCAGTTCATAAGGGAAAGTTTCAAAGCCCCCATACGGCGTACAAAAGAAAACCGATGA
- a CDS encoding RteC domain-containing protein: MRHLLHKIVSDIQKQEQKLSAEASSFMAEAYGMTIYLKKLLGDIKEDIMNEGFATLEDEILFFKQIKPTVLGKLIYYNKVFRIETSCPASNGNMYESYFAMHLRDLKEEYTEHVCNSDFYRYYRSGRTDRDEQYFTLGKINCYDGLNSFVFEIDTNFSTYFDFKVAKIIANELIYNYLTTKLSPEQNPDVLLQNEETKDVFWTQSKNALIELIYALYACDAIAHGKIGIRKISMVFQILFRVSLNDIHNSFHRMKTRAGSRTLFLDQLKYSLEEYMDREDNL, encoded by the coding sequence ATGAGACACCTATTACACAAAATAGTCTCCGACATACAAAAACAGGAGCAGAAATTGTCGGCTGAGGCATCGAGTTTTATGGCCGAAGCTTACGGGATGACAATCTATCTGAAAAAACTTCTCGGAGACATCAAAGAAGATATTATGAACGAGGGCTTCGCAACATTAGAGGACGAAATCCTTTTCTTTAAACAGATAAAACCAACTGTTCTTGGTAAGCTCATTTATTACAACAAAGTGTTTAGAATTGAAACATCCTGTCCTGCAAGCAATGGAAATATGTATGAAAGCTATTTTGCCATGCACCTACGAGACTTAAAAGAGGAATATACGGAACATGTCTGCAATTCCGATTTTTACCGCTATTACCGTTCCGGCAGAACTGATCGGGATGAACAATATTTCACACTTGGGAAAATCAACTGTTATGATGGGCTGAACAGCTTTGTATTTGAAATTGACACTAACTTTTCGACCTACTTTGATTTCAAAGTAGCTAAAATCATCGCCAATGAATTAATCTATAACTATCTGACGACAAAGTTAAGCCCCGAACAAAATCCCGATGTACTGCTACAGAATGAGGAAACCAAAGATGTTTTCTGGACACAATCAAAAAATGCCCTTATCGAATTGATTTATGCGCTCTATGCCTGTGATGCCATTGCACATGGGAAAATAGGCATCCGCAAAATCAGCATGGTATTCCAAATCCTGTTCCGTGTCTCACTGAACGACATCCATAACAGCTTCCACCGAATGAAAACCCGTGCAGGCTCACGGACGTTGTTTTTAGACCAACTCAAATACAGCTTAGAGGAATATATGGATAGGGAAGACAACCTATAA
- a CDS encoding ATP-binding protein: MARKLTTNSRLVNELFANYISTFVAFSELMNNSIQAKSKNIWIEIDYAADEELSTTFIKRISIKDDGKGVHVNELEAKLLDIGTTNKDGGKGIGRFASFQIGKEIEIETVGYCTESKTFSKAVIPLSFDSFGNNINVSEINIPTDEEILKGKNHNTYYKVSITNLYPSYVTDKEPKKKIIDKFLRQNIADAIFERYPLKIFNKEIVFHINGQTINPTDFVTSEPIKIASTFTDIKGKEHKVLFDFMPIKKIEKIKVFLTVQNAGLNTIAGSLEYDATWLSPKVGGWFIYVSSSTLSSDIYRNIDLDDLDPDWRKVREFIKNKLNIFFKERNQEFDNFSDNLKKDTYYPYKEKTSSQSKVILFDKLAYLVEDRYHLLKDDNQLREIIYPLIDRTISNGELNKILSSILKLNNKLISKFSDLLEKTDLENIIEFSDKVANKIEEVEFLEKLVYSDIAKNVKERKELHKFLERMLWIFGEEYSETTKLLSDKNLEKNLIQLRDDCLGYKASKKDENINEVAERSVKSITDLFMYNQRILDHKRREVLIVELKAPKVKISPKEIAQVMKYAREIEKLNSISRDVSFKILLLSSEINSDATFDIQGRQKGEDNPYFYFRNENKNIEIWIMKWSDLIENVKRKLQYMANLLQTKDIDVQEKAQRDFADIEFNKVSSSLKRVAI, encoded by the coding sequence ATGGCAAGAAAATTAACCACCAATTCCAGACTCGTTAATGAGTTGTTTGCGAATTACATCAGCACATTTGTAGCATTTAGCGAGTTAATGAATAATTCTATCCAGGCTAAGAGTAAAAATATTTGGATCGAGATAGATTATGCCGCTGACGAAGAACTAAGCACAACCTTCATAAAAAGGATATCAATAAAAGACGATGGAAAAGGTGTTCACGTAAATGAACTTGAAGCCAAACTATTAGATATTGGAACGACTAACAAGGACGGTGGAAAAGGAATAGGTAGATTTGCAAGCTTTCAGATTGGAAAAGAAATTGAAATTGAAACGGTGGGATATTGCACTGAAAGTAAGACTTTTTCTAAGGCCGTAATACCTCTCTCTTTTGATAGTTTCGGTAATAATATCAATGTGTCCGAGATCAATATACCTACTGATGAGGAAATTTTAAAAGGAAAGAACCATAATACATATTATAAGGTGAGTATTACGAACCTCTATCCTTCGTATGTTACAGACAAAGAACCAAAGAAAAAGATAATTGATAAATTTTTACGGCAAAATATAGCGGATGCAATTTTTGAAAGATATCCTCTGAAAATTTTTAATAAAGAGATTGTCTTCCACATAAACGGTCAAACAATCAACCCAACTGATTTTGTAACTAGTGAACCAATTAAAATTGCTTCAACATTTACAGATATTAAAGGGAAGGAACATAAGGTACTCTTTGACTTTATGCCAATAAAAAAAATTGAAAAAATAAAAGTCTTTCTAACAGTTCAGAATGCAGGATTGAATACAATTGCAGGAAGTTTAGAATACGACGCAACTTGGTTAAGTCCTAAAGTTGGAGGATGGTTTATTTATGTGTCATCTTCTACGCTGTCTTCTGATATTTATCGCAATATTGACCTAGATGATCTGGATCCTGATTGGAGAAAAGTTAGGGAATTTATCAAAAACAAACTAAATATCTTTTTTAAGGAGAGAAATCAGGAGTTTGATAACTTTTCAGATAATCTAAAAAAAGATACATATTACCCATATAAAGAAAAGACAAGTTCACAATCCAAAGTGATACTATTCGACAAATTAGCTTATCTGGTAGAAGATAGATACCATTTGTTAAAAGACGATAATCAACTTAGAGAGATCATTTATCCATTAATAGACAGAACAATATCAAATGGAGAGCTTAACAAAATTCTTTCTAGCATATTAAAGCTAAATAACAAGCTTATATCCAAATTCTCTGACTTGTTAGAAAAAACTGATTTAGAAAATATAATAGAATTTTCGGACAAAGTTGCTAATAAGATTGAAGAAGTGGAGTTTTTGGAAAAGCTGGTATATAGTGATATAGCCAAAAATGTAAAGGAACGAAAAGAATTACATAAATTTCTTGAACGTATGTTGTGGATATTTGGAGAAGAATATAGTGAAACCACAAAATTACTTTCAGATAAAAACCTTGAGAAAAATCTAATTCAATTGCGGGATGACTGTCTTGGATATAAAGCGTCGAAAAAAGATGAAAATATCAATGAAGTCGCTGAGCGGTCTGTCAAATCTATTACAGATTTGTTCATGTACAACCAACGGATATTAGATCATAAAAGGCGAGAAGTTTTAATAGTTGAGTTGAAAGCACCTAAGGTTAAAATTAGTCCGAAGGAAATTGCTCAAGTGATGAAGTATGCACGAGAAATTGAGAAGCTAAATTCAATTAGTCGTGATGTTTCTTTCAAAATACTTCTCCTAAGCTCTGAAATTAATTCTGATGCTACGTTCGATATTCAGGGCAGGCAAAAAGGTGAGGATAATCCATATTTTTATTTCAGAAACGAGAATAAGAATATTGAGATATGGATCATGAAATGGTCCGACTTAATTGAAAATGTGAAGAGAAAACTTCAATATATGGCAAATCTACTTCAAACCAAGGACATTGATGTACAGGAGAAGGCGCAGAGAGATTTCGCAGATATTGAGTTCAACAAGGTTAGTTCGTCATTAAAAAGGGTGGCGATTTAA